The genome window CCCGACACCGACTTCCCCGTCGATCCACAACCATGCACATGGCTCATCACCCACTCTGTCAGTAGATCAGGCGAAGGCTGTCCTCGCTCATCACTTAAGAGAAGGACTGGCGGATTTCGAAGAGATCCCTCAGGATGAAGGGATGTGGTCGCATCTGCTTGGAATGTGGAATGGAGAACAAGGGGAGGGTAGACCCAGAGTCGTCGTGGTGGATGGAGGTGTGGATGCTCAAGGTAAATTATACACTACAACTTGCAGCTCTCCCTTTCGTTGACGGGAGTTGAAGGGATGGTAGTAATGCTGACAATGTTCAATCCCATAGATGTTCTTCCTACGTCTCTCCCCAAGCAACCTGCCTTCTACCTTGAAGACAACACTGCCACCCACTATCTGCTCGAACCATATCTCCACGAGGCCAAgaacctcctctcccacatCCTCGATGCAATCCCGGCGTTAACCAAATCGATCAAGGATGTTTTCGACATGGCTGGAACCAGTGAGTTGTCTGGTGGCCGCTCAACCTGAGAGAGGAttttcatcctccttgaacAAGAGAACATCGCTGATGCGACCGGTAATGTCTGTAGAAGCCGCCGCAGTTCTTTCTCACGAGCTTTCTTGCCTTGCCGCTCTTGCCGATTCGATCCCATGGCTGGACCACTCGGGTCAATATCCTTGGGAGGCCATCACGATCTCTGGTCTGAAGGATGTCCCTCGTGGCGACGAAGTCTGGGAGTCTGGTAGACAAGGTGTTAAAGCTGGTCTTCAAGCGGTAAGTGTGGTTTGACCTACCTCCATGCTGCGTTCGAACAAGGTGCTAACAACACGCAATATAGATGACCACCCCGAactcccctcctctcctgctcatcgtccgtccttctccttcccgaTCACTCGTCTCCCGGACTGCACCCATCACCCTCATGGCCAAGTCGAATGTCACACTCGCCGAGGCTTGTTACACTTCCAACGAGACTTGTTCCGACGCTACGGCTTGTAACGGACGGGGTGTTTGCTCTCTCAGGGGAAAGAACTCGGATGGCGAGTGTTGGGGATGCAAATGCAGGAGCGGATACGCTGGCGTCGAATGTCAGAAAGACGACTATTCTACGTGAGTTTGCGCACGTTCCACTCGGCTGTAGCGATGGATAGAGCTGACAGAAGCACCAATGTGTAGCccattcatcatcctcgtcttctcgactGTGCTCTTGGTCAGTTTGACTGTTGGTAGCAtcgctcttctttcttcgaTTGGAGACACCAAACTGCCATCAACTTTGACACTTGCGATCGGCGGTACGATGAAGCGGGATTgaggagacggagaagCGCATGTAGTTGTTGAATGCAGACATGACCTTTTGCCGTACCATACAGAATTACATGTGTAGCAGAGTAGCAGTACAACCCTGGTCGTGCTCCGTCTCGCATGGTTCCGCTCGGCACCTCATTGTTGCACCTTGATTGTATCCTGTTCTCGTCGCAGTGCCTTGATCACAGCCTGACGACCGAGGACATCAAGAATCAGTGCAACGCGACGCGTGAAGAATACGAGAACCAGCTCACGGCGAGTGTATCGGGATTGGCACCTTGTTCTATCATACCGACGCATACCGAGAGCGTATTTTTGTCGAGGCCTGCACGGACATCAGTACGTATAACTGTCTCGGTGTCGTATATGCCTCGTACGCACCGGTTTGGAGCAGCTGGGAAAGGTCGTAGAGTGCTAAGTGAGATACATCAGTTCACTGTCCAGTGAGGAGTAGGAGTCGTGACTACCACGCACAATCTATAGTGTCACGAGCATTCTGCAATATCGCCTCATCCTGTGCTGATGACATGGCGACTGACCTATGGGGtcgtggaagaggagcaaaTTCACCAGATGACAAACGGCAACAGATGAACGTCTGGAGCAGTCAGTCAGTGTGGCCAGTTATTTACGCTTTTCATCAGCCCTCCACCTGAAGTGTCAATCTCGACAAAACGGTTTCGCATCCTTTTTTATAACTCTCTTTTCATCCATTTCATTTCatttcatctcatcccaATCCGTCCTGCGcctttcatcctctctccctttctgTCAAGCTCGATATGCGAGCTGGACAATTATGAGAAAGACGTCGAGACATGAGTGGGCGTAATGCTATCAGAgaatcaccatcaccatctgTTCCAAGGTCTACATCAATTTTCAAACTTGATCCATTGTCCacgtcctcgtccacgTCTGCGACGACGGTCGATACTCATtccgaagaggacgaatCACCGCCTAATTCTCCGACCATCGTCCCTTCTCGAGCGGCTGCGGGCAAAGCAACACCGTCCATACCTATTCCAACCAAATTGTTGGGGTATCTCCCGAGACCCTTCGATGATTATCTCGTCCTGCTCATATCGCTTTTTGCTCAGTCCTTCTTGACGTTGTACGACATGGCACTCGGCTTGAGTAGCTGGTGGAGTGGCAATGCAGCTGCATCCGCCGTACGAGGTGGGGAGAAATTGGAaatggtggagaggagagatgggaaggTGGTAAAGAGACGTAGAAGAAAGGTTGATTCACCCAGGAGCAATGGGACAGGTGAGCGGGGATTATGATAGAAGGGAATCAAGATCACCCCGCTGAAACACAGAGCAGTCATTGTCAATGGCTATTTCCCAGGGATGGTCAATCTCAGCGGAACGCTTTGCTATATGAACTCGGTTcttcaggtgagctgcaCACCCCGTGTTGAGATAACCCAAGCTAACCAACAGGCGGCAGGCTTTCGCATCAATGTCGTCACTTGTCGAGCacttggagaagatcgttcTGCTAGCCTTGGAAGTTGACATGCCGACTCTGGTCACAGATGCGTTGCTGGAAGTGATACACGGTGAGTGGCCAACGTCAGTCAAACTCCGAGAATGCTATGTGCTTAGATGCAACAATACCAAGAACTGAACAcatctcatcaacgacCCCCACCCGCGCTGCGGCCAAATAACCTCCTTTACGCGTTACAACCGCTCCCCGCGATCCGACGTCTTTTGTCCACACGAGAACAGCAGGACGCCCATGAGCTGTTCGTCATACTGGCCGAAGCCGTATCTGATGAAGCTGTCAAAGTCGCAGCGGAGGTGGCTAAGCTGAGAGGCTTCGCCGACGTTCTTTCCTTGCAAGGGTATGTGAACAACAGGAATGGCAACGGCAACGTATCTGGACGAGCCGACAAGGAAggggcgaagaagagagacaaGATCAGAGGTGTGGCTCAGCCTTGGGAAGGACTGATGGCAAGACGGAGAGTTTGTCAAAAGTGCGGATGGAGCGAGGCGATCAGACTGGATACGCTTGGAGGTATGGAACTTCCTGTTCCACTTCATGTGAGTCGTCTCCCCACTTGACGCTGGCGCAGATTGACATTGAGCGCCTCGTAGGGCGACGCCACGCTTGATGCTTGTATCGCAGAGTATCTCGCTCCTGAACTTCTCTCTGACGTGACCTGCGAATTCTGTTCGGTCCGACTCACACTCGAACATTACAAGACCGATGTAGAACGCTTGTCTGCGCCAGCCAGCTCGTCTTCTCGCAAACCGAAATTCAACGGCACACCGCTTGCGGCCTCCGGCTCGTACTCAGCACTTGAAGGTCTCCCAACCGAATTGCCAAATGACATCAGCCAAATGACGAACAGTCGAAAGAAACGAGCTCGAGATGCCCGTCGGGTCGAAAACCGACTACAGGAGATGCTGGAATCAAATACTATCACGGGATTCGGTGATATCACAATACATCCTTTACCTaattcttcctccacagCTCCAATACCGATCAAGTGGCAGACATCACGCACGAGCTCTGTACGACAGGGGATAATCACTCGACCACCACAGAGCTTGCGGCTTCACTTCATCCGGTCGGAATTTACGCCATACGGCGCGgtgttgaagaagacggcgaGGGTGGC of Kwoniella newhampshirensis strain CBS 13917 chromosome 3, whole genome shotgun sequence contains these proteins:
- a CDS encoding mitotic-spindle organizing protein 1; its protein translation is MSSAQDEAILQNARDTIDSLYDLSQLLQTGLDKNTLSVCVGMIEQGANPDTLAAVIKALRREQDTIKVQQ